In one window of Mytilus trossulus isolate FHL-02 chromosome 7, PNRI_Mtr1.1.1.hap1, whole genome shotgun sequence DNA:
- the LOC134726388 gene encoding uncharacterized protein LOC134726388 — translation MENAQLSESENLQPKLCGKKKTSYGDYCCVPGCSNQRGKDKGSEVKRSYYRFPKDEKQKSTWTKMIRRDHWEPRPFDRICSDHFEGETFLVQGSTLGDTISSRDVSSSLTGGYLFVSKVLIVAYLIGTKQTSSTEKGYIPTLFPYQKKTPARKTSNSTKQEIQVIDGQLENKTRQRKKRLFQDITVANNQVGRPLDKKPYEPIIPQINNHDYINTETEKGNYWLIKEYLPEIKEKMNELERLKKINESQAKQILSLQNMKDNPKRMVFWTGFSNYENFYALFQYFEPRATNMRYWKGDAGMPDTFSDRKRGPERKLSLIDEFFLTMVRLKVGLLVEDLAIRFSISVGLVSQIFSSWINLMYVDLKELCELPSKEVLNENQSHAMKDFEDVRVIIDCTEIFVQNPSKLDARKQVFSNYKHHNTFKFLIGVSPQMGITYVSRMYGGRASDKFITCDSVDLLHNLEVNKGSVMADRGFLISGILNDMGVKLHMPSFKGTERAQLKSSEARTSEDISKVRIHVERAIQRVKTFHILDGEVKLSMKDLAEQIFTVCAFLVNFQTPILKK, via the exons ATGGAAAACGCCCAGTTATCCGAGTCTGAGAATTTGCAACCCAAATTATGTGGAAAGAAAAAGACAAGTTATGGAGATTATTGTTGTGTCCCTGGATGCAGCaatcaaagggggaaagacaaGGGCAGTGAAGTTAAAAGGTCGTACTACAGGTTTCCCAAAGACGAGAAACAGAAAAGTACCTGGACCAAAATGATAAGGAGAGATCATTGGGAACCAAGACCCTTTGATCGGATATGTTCCGATCATTTTGAGGGAG AAACCTTCTTAGTACAAGGAAGTACACTTGGTGATACCATTTCATCAAGGGATGTCAGTTCAAGTCTGACAGGAggttatttatttgtttctaaagtACTGATTGTTGCATATCTTATAGGCACGAAACAGACATCATCAACAGAAAAAGGTTACATACCTACTCTGTTCCCATATCAAAAGAAAACACCAGCTAGAAAAACAAGTAATTCAACTAAACAAGAAATACAAGTAATTGATG GGCAGTTAGAAAACAAGACcagacagagaaaaaaaagattatttcaaGATATCACTGTTGCCAATAATCAAGTAGGGCGTCCATTAGATAAGAAGCCATATGAACCAATAATACCTCAGATTAATAATCATGATTACATAAATACAGAAACAGAAAAAGGAAATTATTGGTTAATCAAAGAATATCTAcctgaaattaaagaaaaaatgaatgaaCTTGAACgtctgaaaaaaattaatgaaagcCAAGCTAAGCAGATTTTAAGCTTACAAAACATGAAGGACAATCCTAAACGCATGGTTTTTTGGACAGGCTTTTCAAATTATGAGAATTTCTAtgctttatttcaatattttgaaccAAGGGCTACAAACATGAGATATTGGAAAGGTGATGCAGGCATGCCTGATACATTTTCTGATAGGAAAAGAGGTCCAGAGAGGAAGCTTTCGTTAATTGATGAATTCTTTTTAACTATGGTGCGTCTGAAAGTTGGCTTATTGGTTGAAGATTTAGCAATCAGGTTTTCAATCAGTGTTGGTTTGGTTTCACAAATTTTCAGCTCTTGGATAAATCTAATGTATGTTGATCTCAAGGAGTTATGTGAACTACCTTCAAAAGAGGTATTGAATGAAAATCAATCACACGCTATGAAGGATTTTGAAGATGTAAGGGTTATTATTGATTGCACTgaaatatttgttcaaaatCCAAGCAAACTTGATGCAAGAAAACAGGTTTTCTCAAATTATAAGCACCACAACACATTCAAGTTTTTGATTGGTGTTAGCCCACAGATGGGGATAACTTATGTAAGCAGGATGTATGGTGGTCGAGCATcagataaatttataacatgcGACTCAGTTGATCTCCTTCATAATTTAGAAGTCAATAAAGGTTCTGTAATGGCTGATAGGGGATTTTTGATAAGTGGTATATTAAATGACATGGGTGTTAAGCTGCACATGCCGTCTTTCAAGGGAACAGAAAGAGCACAACTGAAAAGCTCAGAAGCCAGAACGTCTGAAGATATCTCAAAGGTTAGAATTCATGTCGAACGTGCCATTCAGAGAGTGAAAACTTTCCACATTCTAGATGGCGAGGTAAAACTATCAATGAAAGATTTGGCAGAACAAATATTTACAGTATGTGCTTTCTTGGTGAATTTTCAAACCCCAATTTTGAAGAAGTAG